The genomic window GCGGTGGTCCTCCCTGCACACCGGCAGGGCCGCGACCGGCACCGGGATCTCCCAGTACAACGGCACCGTGGCCCTCAACACCACGGTGCGGGCCAAGGGCGGCGGCTTCGAACTGCGGGACTGGACCCGGGGCAGGACGGGGAACACGACGATCAACCTCGACCACAGGACCGGGGACGACGACGGGACGATCTTCACGAGCACCACCAACACCTGGGGGGACGGCCGGAACTACGAGGGGGGCGCCACGGCGGGCGCCAGCGGGGAGACCACGGCGGTGGACGCCGCCTACGGCCTGCAGGTCACCTGGGACTACTTCGCCAGGATCCTGGGCCGCAAGGGCCTCGACGACAAGGGCACGGCCGTGACCATGCGGGTGCACTACGACAGCGACTACGACAACGCGTTCTGGGGCGACACCTGCATGTGCGTGACCCTGGGCGACGGCCGCTATTTCAAGAACCTGGCCTCCCTGGACGTGGTCGCGCACGAGCTCAGCCACGGCTTCTGCTCCAGCACCGCGCACCTCGAGTACTTCGGCGAGAGCGGCGGCCTCAACGAAGCCAACTCGGACATCAACGCGGCCCTCATCGAGTTCTACGCCCGCGGGGGCTCGGGCGACCTCATCGGGAACTGGGGCGGGAACTGGACCATCGGGGAGTCGGTGGTCCGGTCCAGCCATCCCCAGCCGCTGCGCTTCATGTACAAACCCAGCAAGGACGGCGCCAGCCCCGACGCCTGGTCACCGGAGCTCCAGTTCATGGACGTGCACGAGAGTTCGGGCCCGATGAACCGGTGCTTCTTCTTCCTGAGCCAGGGGGCCAGTTCCAACCCGAAATCCGACTTCTACACCTGCGCCCTTCCCAAGGGGATGGAAGGCCTCGGCAACGACCGCGCGGGGCGGATCTGGAACCGGGCCATGGTCCACTACCTCACCTCCACCAGCGGCTACAAGGAGGCCAGGGAGGCCTGCATCACGTCCGCCAGGGATCTGTACGGCGCGGGCGGACCCGAGGAGAAGGCCGTGTGGGACGCCTTCCACGGCATCAGCCTCGGCCCCGCATGGCCCCGGTGACTCCGTTTTTTCACCACGCTAGGAAGGGTGTCAGGGCCTTTGGGGCGCTTCAGTGCAACCCGGAAATGCATCTGCTAACATGCGCATTGCCATTTCCCTGGAGTCCCGCCTTTGGTTCAGACCATTGCAGAGCTGTTTTATGAAAGTCTGAAGTTTGACTTGCCCGATGCCCTGGCCTCCAAGGTCGATGGAGCCTACAAGCCCATCTCCCACAAGGAACTGCAGGCGAAAGTCGAGCGTCTCTGCCTGGCGATGGAGGCTCGGGGTCTCCGCAAGGGGGACCGGGTCGGCATCCTCTGCGACAACCGCCCAGCCTGGGCCATCATGGACTTCGCATGCTCGCTGCTGGGGCTGGTGAGCGTGCCCATCTACCACACCCTCACCGCGGAACAGACGTCCTACATTCTCCAGCACAGCGGCTCCCGCTGGATCCTCACGTCCAACGGCGCGCAGTTCAACAAGATCAAGGCCTCCGCGGACAGGCTTCCCGAACTGGAGACCGTGGTGGTCCTGGACGGCGTCCCGCCCGAGCCGCATGGCATGAACTGCCTGCCCTGGGACACCCTCATGGCCGAGGGCGAGGCCCTCGACGCGCGCCGTCCCGAAGTGCGGGCCTGGGCCGCCCAGCGGGTTCCCGGCGATCTCCTCACCCTCATCTACACCTCCGGCACCACCGGCGACCCCAAGGGGGCGATGCTGACCCAGGGCAACCTGGCCTCGAACATCGAGGCCGTGGTGGAGGTGGCCATCGTGGCCCTGCGCCCCGAGCGCGGGGACCGGTGCCTGTCCGTGCTCCCCCTGTCCCACATCTTCGAGCGCACCGCGGGCCACTACACCATGTTCCATCTGGGCATCGGCATCTACTATGCCGAGAGCCTCATCTCCCTGCCCCAGAACCTCCTGGAGGTCCAGCCCGCCGTCCTCATGGCCGTGCCCCGGATCTTCGAGAAGATCTACGCCAAGGTGCGGGACGCCCTGACCTCGGGCGGCCTCGCCCAGCGCATGGTGTTCAGCTGGGCCCGCTCCACCTGCCACCGGGTGGTGCGCTACCTCTACTTCGACAAGCAGCCCGGAGGCCTCACCAACCTGGCCTGGAGGCTCGCCGACCGCATCCTTTTGTCCAAGGTCCGGGCCAAGACCGGCGGGCGCCTTCGCTTCTGCGTCACCGGCGGCGCCGGCATCAACCCCACGATCATGGAATTCTTCTGGGCCATGGGCGTGCCCATCTACGAGGGCTACGGCCTGACGGAGACCAGCCCCATCCTCACCCTCAACAAGATCGGCCGGGTGCGGCCCGGCTACGTGGGCCACCCCATCCTCAAGTCCTGGAATGGACGGCCCTTCCTAAAGCTCGCCCCCGACGGCGAGATCCTCTGCCAGGGCCCCAACGTCATGCAGGGCTACTGGAAGGACGAGGCGGCCACCCGGGAGGTCTTCGACGCGGAAGGCTACTTCTGCACGGGCGACGTGGGCGAGATCGACCCCCAGGGCCGCGTGAAGATCACCGACCGCAAGAAGGAGATCATCGTCACCAACGGCGGCAAGAACGTGGCCCCCCAGCCCATCGAGAACGCCCTGAGGGACGATCCCTACATCGAGCAGGCCGTGGTCGTGGGCGACCACCGCAACCACCTGGCCGCCCTCATCGTCCCCCACTTCCCCGCCCTGAGGGACTGGTGCCAGCGCAAGCAGCTGCCCTTCAAGGACGACGCGGAGATGCTGGCCAACCCCAAGGTCTACGCCAAGATCATGACCCGCGTGAACCACACCAACTCCCAGCTCCCCGCCTACGAGCGCGTGCGCAAGATCGCCCTCCTGGAGAAGGAGCTGACCCCCGAAAGCGGCCTTCTGACCCCGTCGCTCAAGCTCAAGCGGCGGGTGGTGAACGAGGCGTTCAAGGACGTGATCGAGGGGCTCTACCGGGCCAACGCGTAGGCCCGAGCCCCAAATGGACGCCCCGGGTGAGCCGTGGCATGATTCTGGGATGGAAGGCTGGCCGAGTGGTTTATGGCTCTCGTCTTGAAAACGAGCGTGGGTGATGAGCCCACCGGGGGTTCGAATCCCTCGCCTTCCGCCATTCCCGCCGTCACCGGATGAAGGTCAGGCCCTGATCCGCCAGGGCCTGGAACAGGGACCGGTCCTTCTTCCAGGCCGCGACGGCCCCGGCCCGGGCATCCCCGTCGAAGCGCGCCTCCTTCTGTTCGTCGTCAAGTTCCACCCGGACGCTGCGGTCCTCGGCCAGGACCCGCCAGGCTACGGTGCGGAACGGCGAATCGGAGCGCCGCTCCGGCAGCGCAGGGCGGACGGGATGGGGGAAGGTCCAGGTGGCCCGCAGGCTCCGGACCATGGCCTCGCGCACGGCCACCGGCAACCGGCGCGGGATCCCCGGCTTCTGGATGATCCCCGGCGCCGGCGGCAGGCCCCAGCCCACCAGGACCAGGCTGGATCCCCGCGGGGTGGCGCCGTTGGGATGGTCGAGGACGAAGGTCACCTCGAAGGGGTGGTCCAGGTCCAGCGGGTCGCTGGAGGCCAGTTCGCTCAGGCGCCCCGCGGGAGGCAGGTGGAAGCCCTGGGAGAGCAGCAGCGGCTCCAGGGCCCCTAGGCCCGCCATCAGCCGGTGGGCCCGCAGGCCTGTGGCATTGCCGGTCTCCCGGAGGCGCACCTTCGCCCGCACCGCCCCGCCCTCGGAGACGGTTCCCGTGAGTTCCACCTCAAGCCGCTCCGGGACCGTGGCGCTGGCGGGGACCGTGACCCATACGGCTCCCTGGGGCGTGCAGATGAGCAGCCGGCGGCCCCGGTGATCCGCGGGGAGCAGTCCGAACGGGCAGGTGCGGTCGGTGGCGTCCACCAGCAGGA from Geothrix sp. 21YS21S-2 includes these protein-coding regions:
- a CDS encoding long-chain fatty acid--CoA ligase, whose translation is MPDALASKVDGAYKPISHKELQAKVERLCLAMEARGLRKGDRVGILCDNRPAWAIMDFACSLLGLVSVPIYHTLTAEQTSYILQHSGSRWILTSNGAQFNKIKASADRLPELETVVVLDGVPPEPHGMNCLPWDTLMAEGEALDARRPEVRAWAAQRVPGDLLTLIYTSGTTGDPKGAMLTQGNLASNIEAVVEVAIVALRPERGDRCLSVLPLSHIFERTAGHYTMFHLGIGIYYAESLISLPQNLLEVQPAVLMAVPRIFEKIYAKVRDALTSGGLAQRMVFSWARSTCHRVVRYLYFDKQPGGLTNLAWRLADRILLSKVRAKTGGRLRFCVTGGAGINPTIMEFFWAMGVPIYEGYGLTETSPILTLNKIGRVRPGYVGHPILKSWNGRPFLKLAPDGEILCQGPNVMQGYWKDEAATREVFDAEGYFCTGDVGEIDPQGRVKITDRKKEIIVTNGGKNVAPQPIENALRDDPYIEQAVVVGDHRNHLAALIVPHFPALRDWCQRKQLPFKDDAEMLANPKVYAKIMTRVNHTNSQLPAYERVRKIALLEKELTPESGLLTPSLKLKRRVVNEAFKDVIEGLYRANA
- a CDS encoding M4 family metallopeptidase, whose amino-acid sequence is MPRPPLTLAALALCSTLPAQEASFIGSPEQLLIQELKPGLGLGREDAVRVRSIVPDPLTQGRDARILQYYKGVKVFGGEGILHLSGPRTRSVTDAFVKDLDLDTNPGVPPAEALAVAMAALAPRGRCRVPPTTELVVARLAAGDVLAYRVHLEVENGARETAHVDFLVDARTSGILKRWSSLHTGRAATGTGISQYNGTVALNTTVRAKGGGFELRDWTRGRTGNTTINLDHRTGDDDGTIFTSTTNTWGDGRNYEGGATAGASGETTAVDAAYGLQVTWDYFARILGRKGLDDKGTAVTMRVHYDSDYDNAFWGDTCMCVTLGDGRYFKNLASLDVVAHELSHGFCSSTAHLEYFGESGGLNEANSDINAALIEFYARGGSGDLIGNWGGNWTIGESVVRSSHPQPLRFMYKPSKDGASPDAWSPELQFMDVHESSGPMNRCFFFLSQGASSNPKSDFYTCALPKGMEGLGNDRAGRIWNRAMVHYLTSTSGYKEAREACITSARDLYGAGGPEEKAVWDAFHGISLGPAWPR